The following coding sequences lie in one Lepidochelys kempii isolate rLepKem1 chromosome 18, rLepKem1.hap2, whole genome shotgun sequence genomic window:
- the SRM gene encoding spermidine synthase has translation MEPGAAAGAIREGWFRETCSLWPGQALSLQVEELLHQQRSRYQEILVFRSKTYGNVLVLDGVIQCTERDEFSYQEMIANLPLCSHPDPRKVLIIGGGDGGVLREVVKHPSVDSVVQCEIDEDVIQVSKKYLPGMAVGYSSPKLTLHVGDGFEFMKQNQEAFDVIITDSSDPMGPAESLFKESYYQLMKTALREDGILCCQGECQWLHLDLIKEMRQFCKSLFPVVEYAYCTIPTYPSGQIGFMLCSKNPSTKFREPVQQLSQQQVETMNLKYYNSDIHQAAFILPEFARKALSDV, from the exons ATGGAGCCCGGGGCGGCGGCCGGGGCCATCCGCGAGGGCTGGTTCCGGGAGACCTGCAGCCTCTGGCCCGGCCAGGCCCTGTCCCTGCAGGTGGAGGAGCTGCTGCACCAGCAGCGCTCCCGCTACCAGGAGATCCTGGTCTTCCGGAG CAAGACCTACGGCAACGTGCTGGTGCTGGACGGGGTGATCCAGTGCACGGAGAGAGATGAGTTCTCCTACCAGGAGATGATCGCCAACCTACCTCTCTGCAGCCACCCAGATCCCCGCAAG GTGCTAATTATTGGTGGTGGCGATGGGGGAGTGTTACGAGAAGTGGTCAAGCACCCCTCTGTGGACTCTGTGGTGCAGTGTGAAATTGACGAG GATGTGATTCAGGTATCAAAGAAATACCTCCCAGGGATGGCGGTGGGCTATTCCAGCCCCAAGCTGACCCTGCACGTCGGGGACGGCTTTGAGTTCATGAAACAGAACCAAGAAGCCTTTGATGTGATTATCACAGACTCCTCCGACCCCATGG GTCCTGCGGAGAGCTTGTTCAAAGAATCCTACTACCAGCTGATGAAGACGGCTCTGCGAGAGGATGGGATTCTCTGCTGCCAAG GTGAATGCCAGTGGCTGCACCTGGATCTCATTAAGGAGATGCGTCAGTTCTGCAAGTCTCTGTTCCCTGTGGTGGAATACGCTTACTGCACCATCCCTACCTATCCCAGCGGGCAGATCGGCTTCATGCTGTGCAGTAAGAACCCA AGCACAAAGTTCCGGGAGCCTGTGCAGCAGCTATCGCAGCAGCAAGTGGAAACGATGAACCTGAAATACTACAACTCTGACATCCATCAGGCAGCTTTCATCCTGCCTGAGTTTGCACGGAAG GCCTTGAGTGACGTGTGA